A region from the Gossypium hirsutum isolate 1008001.06 chromosome A08, Gossypium_hirsutum_v2.1, whole genome shotgun sequence genome encodes:
- the LOC107905232 gene encoding uncharacterized protein, with product MGKEEDEEGMKTAITSPLSSSPSLCESETEELQRMPLVPPPLMKNKMYLSKQLSMSETSRDIAWERRRRQILRQQRGKNGLTDEDLYELKGCIELGFGFNEEEGQKLCNTLPALDLYFAVNRQLSPSPASTPQSRRSSSSSSLGGRSSSFDSPVSEPADWKIYSPGENPQQVKAKLRHWAQAVACSLMQSY from the exons ATGGGGAAGGAGGAGGATGAAGAGGGAATGAAAACGGCGATAACATCACCATTATCATCATCTCCGTCATTATGCGAGTCGGAAACGGAAGAGTTACAACGAATGCCGTTGGTGCCACCGCCATTGATGAAGAACAAAATGTATTTGTCAAAGCAGTTGTCAATGTCCGAGACGTCTCGAGACATTGCATGGGAAAGAAGGCGACGGCAAATCCTTCGTCAGCAAAGAGGGAAAAACGGGTTGACTGACGAAGATTTATATGAACTCAAAGGTTGCATCGAGCTTGGGTTTGGGTTCAATGAAGAAGAAGGTCAAAAACTATGCAATACATTGCCTGCTTTAGACCTTTATTTCGCTGTAAATCGTCAACTTTCACCTAGTCCCGCTTCCACCCCTCAAAGCCGACGTTCTTCCTCCTCATCTTCACTCGGTGGCCGGTCATCTTCTTTTGACAGTCCTGTAAGTGAGCCAGCTGATTGGAAAATTTACAGCCCAG GAGAAAATCCACAACAGGTGAAGGCAAAGCTAAGGCATTGGGCACAAGCAGTAGCATGTTCTTTAATGCAATCATATTGA